In the genome of Epinephelus moara isolate mb chromosome 14, YSFRI_EMoa_1.0, whole genome shotgun sequence, the window ATTGGTGCATGACAACTGACTTGAAAGCATCTTTCTGTAAAAAATGTTCACCACAAAGCTCTGTGTAAACTCTACCTCTCTGCGCCAAGCTCTAAGGCGTCGGAGAAATTGCCTACTCCGGATGAAGAACCTCTTGTCTTGTTAGACTTTGAAATTTCAGTCTGTCTTCCTGTGGTTGAGTTTTCCATTCCCACACCCACAGTAGGCCTACACGGGAGTCGAAGTTCCTTTACTGGCATGTAACATTTCAAGACGTAGGAGTGGGCATAATCAGAGTtcgacatttttggaaatactgTCATTTGCTTTGCTGCTGAGAGCTAGACAGGAAGATTGATGCCGCTCTCATGTCTGTATCCTAAAAATTAAGATAGAGCCagtatcttagcttagcattaggaTTAGAAACAGGAGGAAAACGCTAGCCTGGCTGTGTCTGAGGGTAAAAAAATCTGCCCACAGGCACTTCTACAACTCATTTAACAATTTAAATATGGTATTTAGTGAGCTATAGAGGTggtggtaggtggattttgtcaCCGTCGGAAAGAGCCAGGTTAACTGTTTCCCccagtttccagtctttatgctaagctaagctaaaataAGATAAGCAaagctaactgtctcctggctgtagcttcatatttaacagacagataGAGTGGTATCAATCATTTTTACCCAACTCTCAGTAAAAAAGAGAATAagtatatttcccaaaatgtcaaactatcctTTTAACTTACTGTCTGTGTCAAACAATGTTCAAACATCTGGCTGAACTTCCTAAATAAGTCATTTGTCAGGGTTCTTTGTATATTCACCAGAGCCGGCCCTATCCATTAAGCGATATAAGCAGTTGCTTTGAGCCCCCAGGTCTAgagaagatttttttaatgatgaagAGACAATAACGAAGTAAAAATTGAAGTTACTTAACAAAAGCTGACAACATTTTGTTCCATTTTTGacaacaaaaagtgacaaaataaaaagctcAAAGATGGGCAGAGTGGACAATTTAGGTAGAATATGTAAGTAATTTACTGTCCCCTAAAAAAAGCACTTCCAGGATTCACCTTGATATTTACACTGTTAACTTTATGTGTGACAGTACACAATCGTTGACACTTTGGCAGAGCAGTGATAGAACATCTTACTGTATGTCCGTGAAAGGCAGCAAGACAAGGTCAGATAAATTAAGCAGAAAATCTGCATCATTCAGTTTCAGGTTTTGTCACCGTGCCCTGATTATGACTTTTTAGCTGAGTTGGCACTGTGGCGAGCAGATAAAAGATGGAGTGTGACAAAAAATAACGGTGGTGAATTTGTTCTCTATTCCGGCTGTTTGATAGTGACACACTTTGATTTGTGCCAACGTGTCTAGACCAACATTCATCACAATACACATGCAcgcctgcacacacacccatacagcTCAGCCGTTATTACAAGATTAGTGTTGAACGTAAGCCCCATTACAATAGTGGCCAGTTTCCTGTCTATGAGGATCATGCTGagagaacaggaagtgaaataataaatgaaaggGAATGTGGTAAATGGAGTATGCAGATAAGAGCACAGACACatgtagtaaaaaaaagaagacatgtCTTGCCTGAGACGCCATGTCTATCAGAGTGTTCATCGGCAAACTGCTTCCCTCCGTTGTTTTCAGGTAATCCACTAGGCTACCTGTAAAAGTGACATTCAGGTTATACTTCTTCAGAAAAACTCTTAATTGGGTTTTTATTCACTTACTTCCTACTGCTAAAAAAGCTGTACAATGTGAATTTATCTCACAAACCACGTCAGCTTAAACAGGGTCAACCTATTTCTGCAAATAATAAACTAGGTTACCACCACCAGTACATCCTGAATAATACAGATGCACATACTCATTTACTGTATTGTGTGTGACAGTGCTATTTACAGaagattaaaggtccagtgtgcaggatttaggtggatatattggtaggaatacaatataatatcatgttttctttcatgtaTGAAGCATTTTTATCTACACCACTATGTTTCTACAGaggcccagaacggacaaaccaaacactggctctagatagggccattcaacTTTTTACATCACCCACCATAGTCTGCAGCCCCTCCttaatatgaaactgctttattcagtgtttttaccagtttaaatcccCAGGTttgtttgagaggaagagacctctgcagctaattcagctcctggtaacaACCtactgaacatctggatcttaagttagcagagaaaaaaggtgagtgcATAGCTAGGCAGGCAGCTCGTTTCCGAGATGTCAATCAAAtattttaccggtttaaataaCTGGAtacgtttgttttggagaggaggagacctctgcggataaatCGGCTCCCAGTCACAACCTCCTGAgcactgaacactgaaggaattctaaccaggagaagtttcagcttgtcgcaatctgcaatcctcaccactagatgccactaaatccccctaaatctaggGGGATACACACTGTTACACACACTGTtatacacacactacacactgtttctttaagcCATTTGTCCAGAAGACTGATGATATTTTCCTTGGTCAAAAACATCATGACTCCTCATGGACATAAATAGACAGCTGGACCAGAATAGCAGTTCAAATCAAGGAACACAACACTGTGAGGAAGTACACAGAGCATCAGTCAAGTTGATTTATAGTTTGTGACAGCAGACTTTGTGTTGAGTTTGATTAAGACAGAACAATACCTCCAACCAAGTCAAACCAAAGGAAATACTTCAAGAGGAATGACTGTGCCAGGAAAGAGGAGGCCTTTGCTCCTCTGCTTAACTCCGGAAGACTGCTTTTGAAGTCTGAGAGCCAGAGGAGCGCTCTTTGTCAAGGTCACAAAGGAAAGCTGGGATGACACGCCTGTTATTTTCCATCTTTGTTGtcttcaataataataaaaataagaggAGGGGGACAAGCTGAAAAGACGGGAACTACGAGCCATCCTTTCTCTTGACAACAGAGGCGACAATTGTGTCCTGTCCACACGTGGATCCCAGACAAAGAGGCAGCCTCATGTAGAGCCACTGCTGGTGGTTTACAGGCCACTCATACAAGACCATACAAAGGCACTCCATTCAATTGAGCTGTaaggctgctgctgtgtttgtgacagCATCTCTCTATGCATTTTGTTATTGTTCCTCCCAGTGAAAAAGAATTACAGAGACTTTTGAGGTTAAAGTGATACTGGATCATTTCCATATGTGGGCGTAATAAACAATTACATGGCATAGAGCTTGTAATATGGAATGTTGTTTGCAGCTGTTACCATGACCCCATTTTGTTTCTCGTGTTTGCAATAATTTCTTACGTATTGTGTTTTGTGAGAGGATCCAGTGGCAAGATGCTAAACAAACTGCCATTGTCAAAATTTGTTTACTACTGCAACCTTAATAGCGTTCCAGTGTTTGTGCACATGTGCCTGTGAGTGTCTGTTGATGCATGTGCGTAAATCAGACTCTGAAATGTAGCCAAGTATCATCAAGGGGTCTCGGTGAACAATAACCTGATGAATCATCCTCTCCTATTTTAACACCCCCCTCGTCTCAGACCGGCCAGGAGAGACTTCCCCTCGGTGAGTAAACACCAGTAACCTGTCTGGAAAGGGGCCGGACAGAAGTGAAAGTTCATGTTTGCTTGGAAAGATTTTAGCACAGAGCGGTGAATACAGGAGAGTTATGAGGAGAAGCTGAAAATAGCCTATCAGAAGACAGGCCACTTCAGCAGAGCAGCATGCTTTGGGAGGCATGACTTAACTCCCTTATTTAGGTTTGCTCTCACAGCTGCATTCATGTCCAATAAACGGGTGATGATTAAACCGTATCGGTCCCGAAATGTGTATGTCATATCATATCTTAAATCAAGTGCTGTGGTTGTGTGATTAAAAGGTGTACAAATAATTCAACAGAGTCACTGGAGTCTGAAAAAACTATGACTCATGAGGGTGAAGCACACGGGGCAGCCCAGTCTTTTGTTCAAGCATGCTCTGGCACCCATAGTCCAATAACAGATCAACATGTTTGATCCTGACCACCTATGACGTGCCACCGCCTGTAAAACACTTCTGTTTCTTCGCTCCGGGCGGAGAGCTTATCCTGATGACACTGCCTTTGGTGTTCAGGATAACGGGGCAGGAGATTAACGATCGTTTCAGACAGGCTTAGACATATTCTAGGtaacaaaactgaactgaaagagaTGGTATGATTACAggtttactttttaatttagcTTCAAATGAGCATTCATTTCATGGAAATACCCTTGGACCAGATTGTCCTTTTTGTTTGATACTTTCATTGATATCTGGAATTCCCTCTCAGTCGTTGGTGTTATTAGTAAATTGCCTCAGGCTGTGACACATAAAGGACATCTACCCACCATTTTCCATGTACTCTGTGACAATAAAGATTGGCTCCTGGGTAACGACAGCAAAGAGGCGAACAAGGCGTGGATGCTGCAAGTTCTTCATCATGTTGGCCTCTGCCAGGAAGGCCTCCACCGACATTGTGCCCATCTTAAGGTTCTTGATTGCCACCTTCCTGTCGTTATTGTAGAcacctgaaaataaacatttcaacatAAGTGGGTCTCTAAAAAGCATTGATTTAAGACTTTACAGTTGTGCTAGCACTCCTTTGAGGCTTTGGGGTAagggtgctttgagctaaatgccaACATTAGTATGCTAacaacagagtgctgcagggatacGTTTTGCTGTGGGCCAATGCAGAAGTTTGGATCTTGGATTAAAGTTTGTGATTTTGAGTTAAAGTTTatgatatttacatgttttatttagcGAAATAATcctcacaaattaacaccactCTTATAATTTgtgaagcgtaaatgcaatcaccagaggtaaaaagctacTACTAGCGAACTACACCATGGTTGCATGACTTCAACTTCGCCACCACAGCAAGGCTGTACCGTCATGTCCGGCGTGATGGTGCTTTGTAGTGTCTTTAAGCCACTCATTAGCAGCTACCTTTTGTAAGACACGTAAGGCTTCAAAATGTATGAgttgggtatttactgatgtatttcatTCCATAGATCAAAGTGTGAAAGTCTTTTAAGCTACacgtgttaaccacagaccttacaGAAAAacacccactgactttgagatgaggcaagtgggagtgctaaaatgctaactcactTCCAGGTATTAGGACTAATTTCTGTGCCATTCTATAACAacgctaacatgctgatgtttaggtAATGTTTTATCAAGTTCACCACTTTAGCATTTTAGCTTAGcgtgttagcttgctaacatttgctaattagcactataCACAAGGTAGGCCCAGCAGAGACTGTTGGGTATGTTAGTTTTGCAGATGATTGATCATAAACCAAAGCACTGGACAACCGTTCTAGGAAGGAAGTGTTTAGGAATTACATTGAGATGCAATAAGTCCagagttgttgagacatttgaCTCAAAACTACAAATGTCAATCACATGATGGCGCTAACAGAAAAGTCATGGGATCACCAAAGTCGGTATGTTTCATCCCTGGGAACCATGAAAGTCTGTAACAAATATGGTGCCAATCTATGAAAAAGATGTTGAAACATCTCACAGGGTAGATGAAAACTTGACCCTGTACCTGTACCAGTTTTAATGACAATCCACCTGATAGTTAATGAGCTATTTCACTCAGAACCACAAATGCTACCTTCATGTTGGTGCTAGAGTACAGGTGGAGGGATCACCAAAATCAGCAGGCTTTAtcttttgtaaatgtttgtacttcatttcatgacaatccatctGATAATTGTTGAGAAATTTAAATATGGACCAAAGCGGTCGACCCACAGTCATTGCCTTCCACAGAGTCATGCTGGTAACATGACTTATATTTTGCACACATGAATTACTACACCATGTGGAATGCaaaaatcatagactgtataaaagaagtcgatgtagccactgtgatgtcacctattggtttgtagACTAATGTTTTGACAGCATAAGTTTGCCTTTGTTTCTGTTGCCTTGTTGGTTtgttggagccaaaagtgaccatatttggatgagaggttgACGCTACCATGGATACGCATTGCTACTTCTCTATCCTGATTGACAGGTCAccgtggtagcaacttgtcaatcacaagatAGCCACAAAGCCACGCCCcaaagcataccctgctttatgGTGCATTTAACTCTAACTGGGACCATGATTTACAAAATGAACGTCACgctgtattgaagaagacttgaaactaatGACTGAGACCATAAACTAATTAGGAGAATGTTTACTAAGGTATTAAATCAAGCGAGAAGTAAGATCATGTTCTCATAGACCTCTATACAATTGgacttctttttgcaaccatggagtcatttcctgttggccattagaaagaatgcagatTTAAGGCACTTCCGTATTGGCTTCACTTTCAGACCCCAAGGCTACGTCCACTTCTTTAATACAGTCTATGTTAACGTGAACCAGGAGAGCTTTCACCTCTCTTTGTAGGTTCATAAACAGCGGTTGTGTCATGAGTTGTGATCAAATATGTGCTAAACTAACAACACTTCCACATGACTCTCATGCAAACAGCGTCTCATTCCAGATCTGGTACACTAACTCACCCGTATATCCTGTCAATCAAACTCACAACCAACCAGTTCCATCTCCAGTCATGTAACACGCTGAGCACCTCACACCATGCATGAAGCATAGCAATGGGAACAAACTACATTCACTACTCAAAGAATTTCTTCACCTCTTTTATCTACAGTGAAAATCTCCTCACCATTATCACATATTTGGATGTTAACTAACAAGGATATAAACTTCTTAGCAACTGACAGTCTCTGACTATTCAAATTTGTCCCTGCACCACTGTTTGGGTGAggataaagaaacaaacacagcgCCAGACTACTTGCAGCTACTGTAAATAGAGAGTGGCTGTGAAATAAGGATAAGTTCCATAGCTGGCCTAATGTTTATCTCTAATACGGCGGTTTGTTTGGGACGTTGAATTGTGCTGGCAAATGAGGATGGAAAATAGAGGGGAAATACTCCTCTGATTGAATAATAAGAGGGTTGTGGCACAGATTATTTCGGCTGATACCCTTGTGTTCAAAACATTTTGTCCTCTTGTTTGACTTAATACTGCACAATGACAATAGACATTCATGCAAGTATTGTTCAGAGGGTATTCCTCCAAGCTCTTTAGAAATTTAGATTTATGTAGTTTGAGTGAGGTTGCATAACAGGGATAATATGTCTCATCATTCTCCAGTTAACCAGCTCATACAAGCCTACAATTAAGACTGTGTTGAGGAAACTGTTCTGCAAACGCTGCAGAAAAAACCCTGGCTAAAGGCTTTCTAGCAGCCCACAGCTTGATTGAGTAAGTGGGCTCTGTAGTATGTGATGTATCTGTGTAAAATGGTGCAAACCCCTTAAAGCAAGACCTAAATGATTGGATTTGATTTAATGAATCAGTAATATGCCCATATTGGTGTCTCTGTCACTCACCCATCCAGACTTCTCCAAATTGTCCCGCTCCAAGTCTGCGCTCCAGCTTCAGGGACTCACGTGGGATCTCCCACTCATCCTGCCACCAGGGCTTCTGTGGTGCCCTCGACTGACACGGCTTCACCAGCTTTGTGCACAACCCATCTGGATCACCTGGATGACACAAAGAGGAGATTTTCTAAAATGTAGACCCCACATCAATCAGCAGTCTTGAGTAATCCCGTCAAGAGTCTGCACGCACGTGAGTGATGCTGGACGAGCTCCTTCAGCGAGTTAAAGGATATCTTGGCTGTGATGTAGAAGCCACCGTTGTCCATGTTGCGGATTCTGTAGTGCTTGACTCCTTCACCAGAGTTGTGGTCCAAGTCCCTGATTGATAAGGAGAATGATCCTGGAACAGAGAGAAAGTATTATCAACATGAAATGATGCAGAGAATACAAGCCTACAATTAAGAGAAATGATGCAAATGATGCAAATGTCTGAAAGTCACAAATCAAATTAagttttaaacatcagtttggAGGGCGTATGGGTAGCATTTTATCACCAGTGTTAAGTGTGCGTTTTTGTTAatttagaatgagccgtttatatctacaaaagGAGGCCCCATcgaccatgttgcactgccatgctTCTATATTAGCCCAGGACAGACAAACTAATTCGCCATTCgcattttcccatttttatGTCAGCAACCATATTTAGCAGCTTCTCTGCAacaagcagcatcagaaaaacacagattttttaaagtaaaactgctttattcaatatttttactagttttaatcaccaggtccatttgttttggtgagGAAGAGACTTCTATGGATTATATGgatcctggtaaaaacctcctgaacattcggatcttaagttatcagagaaataaGGTGGGCACACAGTAGCAGGTtctgggctagcagcctgtctctcatgagccaaacagcatcagagagacACTAATTTCTAACGTGAAAcgtctttattcagtgttttcacaggtttaaatgaccaaatctgtttgtttaaagagtaagagacctctgaggataattcagctcccactTCCTTACAGGAATactaaatttgtttcagttattgttctaaatctgttttttttcctactgcTTTACAGTACAACAAATACTGATTTATGACACATCTAGTGGGGTTTGCTCTCAGTGTTTGTACTGCATTTCCAACACATGTAGTACAATGAATGAAATGTACATCACAGTAGAAAagcaaaactgaaatgaaaagatGGAGCGAGTTGAGAAGCAGAAAGGGGGTTTGAGTGAAATGGGACTTACCACTGAAACACTAGCAGTAATAACAAAACTGAGTGGTATAAAGGATACCACTCATTTTATGCATTGTCTCACTTGTATAACACATATATTGATGTCTAAAAATGTTACACGAACAAGTGTAACAGTGGATGAACATGCCCAAACATACTGCTGAGAAACCACCTTGTGAAATAGAAACTAGATTATTTGTAGCCTATGAGTCAATGCCATGATGAACTAGAAGATCACCTGGGGTTGTCTCGCTCTCTCGAATCAAGAAGGAGCCCTGCGTATTCCCAGGAGCGAGGAGCAGCCTCATGGCTTCGTTTCTAGAAATGTTCTTAAAGAACCACCtgcagcaaaaacacataaaatgcaTTACACTTTGAGCTAACCACTTCCTTTCCCTCAGGGACACAGTATGTATGATATGAGATGGGTGTTGGGGTTGAGTGACATGGCGATGAGAGCAGTGTAGTTATGTTTCCTGTATGACGTACGGTTCAGTCTCCACTGTGTTCATTGCAACAAAGTTGAACGGGATGTAGCCCTGCTGGCCTGTGGTGAGAGACTCTGCCAAGTACCACTCTGGATCATCCCTGGATGCCAAAAGAGACAGCAATGAGTCAGTTTACAGAAGCCTGCAGTGACGCCTCACAGCAGTCGAGACTTTCTGAATGGATGTGTGCACCTTCAGAAAGCAATTTCAATTCGCCCCCTCCACAGGCAAAAGGGTCTTTGCAATGTACGTCATGACTGCAAGAAATGAACCGCAAGAGACAGAAGAGATGCTGTGAACAATATT includes:
- the lck gene encoding tyrosine-protein kinase Lck; this translates as MGCNCSSDYSDSDWIENLDEICEHCNCPIPPQSCNPYTDQLIPYNYPSQHSPPTSPLPDNLVVAIYSYEPNHDGDLGFEKGDKLKILNKDDPEWYLAESLTTGQQGYIPFNFVAMNTVETEPWFFKNISRNEAMRLLLAPGNTQGSFLIRESETTPGSFSLSIRDLDHNSGEGVKHYRIRNMDNGGFYITAKISFNSLKELVQHHSRDPDGLCTKLVKPCQSRAPQKPWWQDEWEIPRESLKLERRLGAGQFGEVWMGVYNNDRKVAIKNLKMGTMSVEAFLAEANMMKNLQHPRLVRLFAVVTQEPIFIVTEYMENGSLVDYLKTTEGSSLPMNTLIDMASQVADGMAFIEEKNYIHRDLRAANILVSSELICKIADFGLARLIEDNEYTAREGAKFPIKWTAPEAINYGTFSIKSDVWSFGILLTEIVTYGRIPYPGMSNPEVIQNLERGYRMPQPENCPDGLHNIMCLCWRENPEDRPTFEYLRSVLEDFFTATERQYQE